In a single window of the Allobranchiibius huperziae genome:
- a CDS encoding sulfurtransferase, which produces MAAPTDNDPAFQHFAHPERLVSTQWLADALDRGEDLVVLESDEDVLLYDAGHIPGAHKLDWHLDLNDPVSRDFVDGEHFAQVMGERGIGRDTTVVIYGDKSNWWAAYALWVMTLFGHEDVRLLDGGRAAWAAEDRPLTREVPTATPVQYPVVRREDPPIRAYRDDVLAHLPGPLVDVRSPGEYSGELLSMPDYPQEGAMRGGHIPGARSVPWARAAAEDGRFRGRTELEAIYQGEQGLAPDDDVVVYCRIGERSSHTWFVLTHLLGFGSVRNYDGSWTEWGNSVRVPIETGAP; this is translated from the coding sequence ATGGCTGCCCCCACTGACAACGACCCGGCATTCCAGCACTTCGCACACCCGGAGCGGCTCGTCTCCACGCAGTGGCTGGCCGACGCGCTGGACCGCGGCGAGGACCTCGTCGTGCTCGAATCCGACGAGGACGTCCTGCTCTACGACGCCGGCCACATCCCTGGTGCGCACAAGCTCGACTGGCACCTGGACCTGAACGATCCGGTGAGCCGCGACTTCGTCGACGGCGAGCACTTCGCGCAGGTGATGGGCGAGCGCGGCATCGGCCGTGACACCACTGTGGTGATCTACGGCGACAAGAGCAACTGGTGGGCGGCGTACGCGCTGTGGGTCATGACGCTCTTCGGCCACGAGGACGTGCGGCTCCTCGACGGCGGCCGGGCCGCGTGGGCGGCCGAGGACCGCCCGCTGACCCGCGAGGTGCCCACCGCGACGCCGGTGCAGTACCCGGTCGTACGACGCGAGGACCCGCCCATCCGCGCGTACCGCGACGACGTCCTGGCGCACCTGCCCGGCCCGCTGGTCGACGTGCGCTCCCCCGGCGAGTACAGCGGTGAGCTGCTGAGCATGCCGGACTACCCGCAGGAGGGCGCGATGCGCGGCGGCCACATCCCCGGCGCGCGATCCGTGCCGTGGGCGCGGGCGGCCGCCGAGGACGGCCGGTTCCGCGGGCGCACCGAACTCGAGGCGATCTATCAGGGCGAGCAGGGGCTCGCGCCCGACGACGACGTGGTCGTCTACTGCCGCATCGGTGAGCGGTCGTCGCACACCTGGTTCGTCCTCACCCATCTGCTCGGCTTCGGATCGGTGCGCAACTACGACGGCTCGTGGACCGAATGGGGCAACTCGGTGCGGGTGCCGATCGAGACCGGCGCACCGTGA
- a CDS encoding PAC2 family protein — MQDPQELYRFENDTHPSELGAHTMVVALGGLIDAGNTQKQVVSHLLGTLEHTVVASFDLDQLLDYRGRRPVMTFDRDHYSDYDDPALTLFRMTDDDGTPFLLLAGPEPDYQWERVIEAVRMLVRRLGVQLVVSAHGIPMAVPHTRPVGMTRYASDQRLMPENNPVFGMVQIPSSLESLMHLRLSESGIDTAGFAIHVPHYLTQTDFGDAAVAALRAVCALTGLSIPMQELTAVAGLHRAEIGRQVAENPDVVEVVQGLEQQYDAFQEGLQRQNLLANEMAELPSADEIGAELEKFLRDESGDNSN; from the coding sequence GTGCAGGATCCACAGGAGTTGTATCGCTTCGAGAACGACACCCATCCCAGCGAGCTGGGCGCTCACACGATGGTCGTGGCGCTCGGCGGCCTCATCGACGCTGGCAACACCCAGAAGCAGGTGGTGTCACACCTGCTCGGCACCCTCGAGCACACGGTGGTGGCGTCCTTCGACCTGGACCAGCTGCTCGACTACCGCGGACGCCGTCCGGTCATGACGTTCGACCGCGACCACTACAGCGACTACGACGACCCGGCGCTGACGCTCTTCCGGATGACCGACGACGACGGCACCCCGTTCCTGCTGCTCGCCGGCCCGGAGCCGGACTACCAGTGGGAGCGCGTGATCGAGGCCGTGCGGATGCTCGTACGCCGCCTCGGTGTGCAGCTCGTCGTGAGCGCTCACGGCATCCCGATGGCCGTGCCGCACACCCGCCCGGTCGGTATGACGCGCTATGCCAGCGACCAGCGGCTGATGCCGGAGAACAACCCGGTCTTCGGGATGGTGCAGATCCCCTCGAGCCTTGAGTCGCTGATGCACCTGCGGTTGTCCGAATCCGGCATCGACACTGCCGGATTCGCGATCCACGTGCCGCACTACCTGACCCAGACCGACTTCGGTGACGCCGCCGTGGCCGCGCTGCGGGCGGTGTGCGCTCTCACCGGCCTCAGCATCCCGATGCAGGAGCTGACCGCCGTCGCGGGACTGCACCGCGCCGAGATCGGCCGCCAGGTCGCCGAGAACCCCGACGTGGTCGAGGTGGTGCAGGGGCTGGAGCAGCAGTACGACGCGTTCCAGGAGGGACTGCAGCGGCAGAACCTGCTGGCCAACGAGATGGCCGAACTGCCGAGCGCCGACGAGATCGGCGCCGAGCTGGAGAAGTTCCTGCGCGACGAGTCGGGAGACAACTCCAACTGA
- a CDS encoding cysteine hydrolase family protein, translated as MTEHATLRQLSGMPEAPAPLADSTLIMIDLQNTYTRGVMELDGVQAALDQAEELLSNARDAGVPILHIMHDSGPGSPYDLQDDIGQIVSRVAPRDGEPVIVKKFPNAFTGTDLHDRLQAGPGRDLVLAGFMTHMCVNSTARGAFSLGYSPSVVAGATATRDLPGTDGGAPVSAAALQAASLAAVADLFGVVVATPSDIPG; from the coding sequence ATGACCGAGCACGCGACGCTGCGACAGTTGAGCGGCATGCCCGAGGCGCCCGCCCCGTTGGCGGACTCGACGTTGATCATGATCGACCTGCAGAACACCTACACCCGTGGCGTCATGGAGCTGGACGGCGTCCAGGCGGCGCTGGACCAGGCCGAGGAGCTGCTGTCGAACGCCCGGGACGCCGGCGTCCCGATCCTGCACATCATGCATGACTCCGGACCGGGCTCGCCCTACGACCTTCAGGACGACATCGGCCAGATCGTCTCGCGGGTGGCCCCTCGCGACGGCGAGCCGGTGATCGTCAAGAAGTTCCCGAACGCGTTCACCGGCACCGACCTGCACGACCGGCTGCAGGCCGGGCCCGGCCGTGACCTGGTCCTCGCCGGATTCATGACGCACATGTGCGTGAACTCGACGGCGCGCGGCGCGTTCAGCCTCGGCTACTCGCCGTCGGTGGTCGCTGGGGCGACGGCGACCCGGGATCTTCCGGGCACGGACGGCGGCGCCCCGGTGTCGGCCGCTGCCCTGCAGGCCGCCAGCCTGGCCGCCGTCGCCGACCTGTTCGGCGTCGTCGTGGCCACACCTTCCGACATCCCGGGCTGA
- a CDS encoding SufE family protein, whose protein sequence is MGQLGAGADRDRRTVNEDLPAPMAELADDFNALEPKDRLQLLLELSDELPPLPQRYADEPGKLEQVHECQSPLFLAVEVDDQERVRLFFQAPPEAPTTRGFAGILHAGLDGQPARAVLDVPDDAAWRFGLAEAVSPLRMRGMLAMLSRIKRQVRERTSGMPVPDHTGEVREHL, encoded by the coding sequence ATGGGGCAACTCGGTGCGGGTGCCGATCGAGACCGGCGCACCGTGAACGAGGACCTTCCCGCCCCGATGGCGGAGCTGGCGGACGACTTCAACGCCCTGGAGCCCAAGGACAGGTTGCAACTGCTGTTGGAGTTGAGCGACGAGCTCCCACCGCTGCCGCAGCGGTACGCGGACGAGCCGGGCAAGCTCGAGCAGGTGCACGAGTGCCAGTCCCCGCTCTTCCTCGCGGTCGAGGTGGACGACCAGGAACGGGTGCGCCTCTTCTTCCAGGCCCCACCGGAGGCGCCGACCACCCGGGGGTTCGCCGGCATCCTGCACGCCGGGCTCGACGGTCAGCCCGCGCGTGCGGTGCTCGACGTACCCGATGACGCCGCATGGAGGTTCGGGCTCGCAGAAGCGGTGTCTCCGTTGCGAATGCGTGGGATGCTGGCCATGCTCTCCCGCATCAAGAGACAGGTCCGCGAACGTACGTCGGGGATGCCTGTGCCCGACCACACCGGTGAGGTTCGAGAACACCTATGA
- a CDS encoding YkvA family protein, protein MSASAVRSLRDSIASVADPSGPSVAARLTALPRMVRAVAAKEYTGSSPARVAAMVAAAAYIASPVDLIPEKLAPIMGLADDAVVLAWLANALVHDTDDFLAWEAARKHTVRGRRLR, encoded by the coding sequence ATGAGTGCCTCCGCGGTCCGTTCCCTGCGGGACTCGATCGCCTCGGTGGCGGACCCGTCCGGGCCGAGCGTCGCGGCGCGGCTGACCGCGCTGCCCCGGATGGTGCGCGCGGTGGCCGCCAAGGAGTACACCGGATCCTCACCCGCCCGGGTCGCCGCGATGGTCGCCGCCGCCGCGTACATCGCCTCACCCGTCGACCTGATCCCGGAGAAGCTGGCACCGATCATGGGCCTGGCGGACGACGCCGTGGTCCTCGCCTGGCTCGCCAACGCGCTGGTGCACGACACCGACGACTTCCTGGCCTGGGAGGCGGCCCGCAAGCACACGGTGCGCGGGCGTCGTCTGCGCTGA
- the metX gene encoding homoserine O-acetyltransferase MetX produces MTVTQQRHRPTPERDAARPADRWVRPPVGTNPASRALLLPEITLESGVPLPRVTVTFQTWGTLNANADNAVLVEHALTGDSHVVGPAGPGQPTAGWWPGLIGPGAPLDTRELFVVASNVLGGCRGTTGPGSSDPAGHPWGSRFPATTVRDQVAVEARLADALGIDRWRLVLGGSMGGMRALEWVAGHPDRVDGALIIASTARATADQIAWGQAQALAITSDPDYLGGDYYGHGPGPRQGLGLARRIAHTTYRSAAELDTRFGRDPQGAEDPMSDGRFAVESYLDHQAAKLTARFDAGSYLQLSRAMATHDVTRGRGSLAHVLGAYDGMLRTVAVDSDRLFPVELSQEIVDAHGRGGVHVMSSSHGHDGFLIETDAIAAAVAEAVDAVRGVRPREVG; encoded by the coding sequence ATGACTGTGACGCAACAACGCCACCGACCGACCCCGGAGCGCGACGCTGCGCGCCCGGCCGACCGGTGGGTGCGCCCGCCCGTCGGCACCAACCCCGCATCTCGAGCCCTTCTGCTGCCCGAGATCACTCTGGAGAGCGGTGTGCCGCTGCCCCGGGTGACCGTGACGTTCCAGACCTGGGGGACCCTCAACGCGAACGCCGACAACGCCGTCCTGGTCGAGCACGCACTCACCGGCGACTCCCACGTCGTGGGCCCGGCCGGGCCCGGGCAGCCCACCGCCGGCTGGTGGCCCGGGCTCATCGGGCCGGGTGCGCCGCTGGACACCCGCGAGCTGTTCGTGGTCGCCAGCAACGTGCTCGGCGGCTGTCGCGGCACGACAGGTCCGGGATCATCGGATCCGGCGGGTCACCCGTGGGGCTCGAGGTTCCCGGCGACGACCGTGCGGGACCAGGTCGCCGTGGAAGCACGGCTCGCCGACGCGCTCGGCATCGACCGCTGGCGGCTGGTGCTCGGCGGGTCGATGGGCGGGATGCGCGCACTGGAATGGGTGGCGGGTCACCCCGACCGGGTCGACGGTGCGCTCATCATCGCCAGCACCGCCCGCGCCACGGCCGACCAGATCGCCTGGGGCCAGGCGCAGGCACTCGCGATCACCTCCGACCCGGACTACCTCGGCGGCGACTACTACGGTCACGGACCGGGCCCCCGGCAAGGGCTGGGCCTCGCCCGCCGGATCGCGCACACGACGTACCGCAGCGCCGCCGAGCTGGACACCAGGTTCGGGCGCGACCCGCAGGGCGCCGAGGACCCGATGAGCGACGGCCGGTTCGCCGTCGAGAGCTATCTGGACCATCAGGCCGCCAAACTGACCGCCCGCTTCGACGCCGGGTCCTACCTGCAACTTTCCCGGGCGATGGCGACGCATGACGTGACCCGCGGGCGCGGCTCGCTCGCGCACGTGCTCGGGGCGTACGACGGAATGTTGCGCACGGTCGCCGTCGACTCCGACCGGCTCTTCCCGGTGGAGTTGTCGCAGGAGATCGTCGACGCCCACGGGCGAGGCGGGGTGCACGTGATGTCGTCCTCCCACGGGCACGACGGCTTCCTGATCGAGACCGACGCCATCGCCGCAGCGGTGGCTGAGGCGGTGGATGCCGTCCGCGGGGTGCGACCCCGCGAGGTCGGGTAG
- a CDS encoding DUF4192 domain-containing protein, whose amino-acid sequence MRSTLHGLGELIAYLPYELGFRPTDSLVVVGLADQRIRVVARLDLREEDDLLPGTGRIGQVFARAGVRSALCCAFVDTPPVPQDAPTRLLDVACDVLRAYDVDAAHLLVTRDGGWWAHRCGCGGCPRRPAALPDPDRVDAVFESVLDGIAPHASRADLRASLNQCRTEVAQAVGAAPVVDRPMRPAALTAAMWEILHGSAPIHEMPVPMLASLSRAIADPAVRDEVFGWVAPGLPGPTPSTPALSPYVAGALDPRAVRARLVQWLHCLPEWMRPPVLTFIAGSAWSSGSGALAAVAVEQALRIDPGYRLARLLGRAVELGARPRRCA is encoded by the coding sequence ATGCGCAGCACTCTGCACGGCCTCGGCGAACTGATCGCCTACCTGCCCTACGAGCTCGGCTTCCGGCCCACCGACTCCCTGGTCGTCGTCGGGCTCGCCGACCAACGGATCCGGGTGGTCGCCCGCCTGGACCTGCGGGAGGAGGACGACCTCCTGCCCGGGACCGGTCGTATCGGGCAGGTCTTCGCCCGGGCCGGGGTGCGAAGCGCGCTGTGCTGCGCCTTCGTGGACACCCCTCCCGTGCCGCAGGATGCGCCGACCCGACTGCTCGACGTTGCCTGCGACGTGCTCCGGGCCTACGACGTCGACGCGGCGCACCTGTTGGTGACCCGGGACGGCGGATGGTGGGCCCACCGGTGCGGCTGCGGGGGCTGCCCGAGACGTCCCGCCGCGCTGCCGGACCCGGACCGGGTCGATGCGGTCTTCGAGTCGGTGCTGGACGGGATCGCGCCGCACGCCTCGCGTGCCGACCTGCGCGCGTCGTTGAACCAGTGCCGCACGGAGGTCGCGCAGGCGGTCGGCGCCGCGCCCGTCGTTGATCGGCCGATGCGCCCGGCTGCCCTCACCGCCGCGATGTGGGAGATCCTGCACGGCTCGGCACCGATCCATGAGATGCCGGTCCCCATGCTGGCCTCCTTGAGCCGCGCGATCGCCGACCCGGCCGTGCGGGACGAGGTCTTCGGCTGGGTGGCGCCCGGCCTGCCGGGCCCGACGCCCTCGACGCCTGCGCTGTCCCCCTACGTGGCGGGGGCTCTCGATCCCCGCGCCGTTCGGGCGAGGCTCGTGCAGTGGCTGCACTGCCTCCCGGAGTGGATGCGTCCTCCGGTGCTGACCTTCATCGCCGGTTCGGCGTGGAGCAGCGGCTCCGGAGCGCTCGCGGCCGTCGCGGTGGAGCAGGCCCTGCGGATCGACCCGGGATACCGGCTCGCGCGGCTGCTGGGCAGGGCGGTGGAGCTCGGCGCCCGTCCCCGCCGGTGCGCCTGA
- a CDS encoding EcsC family protein, giving the protein MALLHRNSKKSTELDLNKGAFAGTSMNLANRLMDVGIDGKGRFDSADHVARRALQESGGDVDAAIEKVIADHRRLAAAGGFVTGLGGFVTMTVSLPANIAGFYALATRMTAAIAHLRGYDLRNPDLRLAILLALVGGEADALLKKAGVVSTGRLANLATRGLPPAARMVIDKAVGFRLIAQVSEKLLPRLGKSIPLAGGVVGAGLDVYLLNKVAKTARTQFPVARPGSPGTASASA; this is encoded by the coding sequence GTGGCCCTCCTTCATCGCAATTCCAAGAAATCGACCGAACTCGACCTGAACAAGGGGGCGTTCGCCGGTACCTCGATGAACCTCGCGAACCGGCTGATGGACGTCGGCATCGACGGGAAGGGGCGCTTCGACTCGGCGGATCACGTGGCCCGGCGGGCACTGCAGGAGAGCGGCGGCGACGTCGACGCGGCCATCGAGAAGGTGATCGCCGACCACCGACGACTCGCTGCTGCCGGCGGGTTCGTGACCGGGCTGGGCGGATTCGTCACGATGACCGTCTCGTTGCCGGCCAACATCGCCGGCTTCTACGCGCTGGCGACCCGGATGACGGCGGCGATCGCGCACCTGCGCGGCTACGACCTGCGCAACCCCGATCTGCGACTGGCCATCCTGCTGGCGCTGGTGGGAGGCGAGGCGGACGCGCTGCTGAAGAAGGCCGGCGTGGTGAGCACCGGCCGGCTCGCCAACCTCGCGACCAGGGGTCTGCCGCCGGCCGCCCGGATGGTCATCGACAAGGCGGTGGGCTTCCGGCTCATCGCCCAGGTCAGCGAGAAGCTGCTGCCCCGGCTCGGGAAGTCGATCCCGTTGGCCGGCGGGGTCGTCGGAGCAGGCCTCGACGTCTACCTCCTGAACAAGGTCGCCAAGACCGCCCGCACCCAGTTCCCGGTGGCCCGGCCGGGATCGCCCGGCACTGCGAGCGCCAGCGCATGA
- a CDS encoding DNA polymerase: protein MRGPLLGLAVDARTGEVAIATTAGSPGTAQIDHQAHLSEPVRAGKLIAARDGDTAHPVRWVWWSDQVPRALLAHGIRPGRGLDLLQTDLLLHGGARAAPEHIWARAMGLDRDGVPARHQGDLFDSPDDPPVGSDGPQPLDEQGYLRPGFLAAEGSTASQWAHLAVRVAEQQTQQLQERPRAVATAYSESGAAMLALELERTGLPVHRPTLERLIEASAGPRPHTPQDEIDARAVRDTAVLALIPPGRAVDLRNPEQVLNMLHGLGIRVDNTRKWELDRYRSTHPVVDALLQWRADERIATTYGWAWLRDHVGRDDRLRGRWHSFDGGAGRMTAEAGLHNLPAALRPAVVAAPGHLFVRADLGQIEPRVLAVVSGDPALIAATAQDDLYRTVADQLRVERPIAKVAVLSAMYGGAAGQAAAALEGLDRAYPTAMAYLRAAQATGESGGSITTYGGRLITVPRSTEQAQARARGRFSRNAVVQGAAAEFFKAWALTARHAIAAYDARIVLCLHDELLVHVPEEHAPATAAAVDSALQDAARRWTEGSPARFVSATGIVRSWADAKP from the coding sequence ATGCGGGGCCCGTTGCTCGGCCTTGCCGTCGACGCGCGCACGGGCGAGGTGGCCATCGCGACGACTGCCGGCTCACCCGGCACCGCGCAGATCGACCACCAGGCGCACTTGTCCGAACCCGTCCGCGCGGGCAAGTTGATCGCCGCACGGGACGGCGACACCGCCCATCCCGTGCGCTGGGTCTGGTGGTCCGACCAGGTCCCTCGCGCGCTGCTCGCGCACGGCATCCGCCCCGGCCGCGGACTCGACCTGTTGCAGACCGACCTGCTGCTGCACGGCGGTGCCCGAGCCGCGCCCGAGCACATCTGGGCCCGCGCGATGGGCCTGGACCGTGACGGCGTGCCTGCCCGCCACCAGGGTGATCTGTTCGACAGCCCGGACGATCCGCCCGTCGGGAGCGACGGGCCGCAGCCCCTGGACGAGCAGGGCTACCTGCGACCGGGTTTCCTCGCCGCAGAGGGGTCGACCGCTTCGCAGTGGGCGCATCTGGCCGTGCGCGTGGCCGAGCAGCAGACACAGCAGCTGCAGGAGCGTCCTCGGGCGGTGGCGACGGCGTACAGCGAGTCGGGCGCCGCGATGCTCGCGCTGGAGCTGGAGCGCACCGGCCTGCCCGTGCACCGGCCCACCCTCGAGCGGCTCATCGAGGCCTCGGCCGGACCTCGGCCGCACACTCCGCAGGACGAGATCGACGCGCGTGCGGTCCGCGATACCGCCGTGCTGGCGCTGATCCCGCCGGGGCGGGCCGTCGATCTGCGCAACCCCGAGCAGGTGCTCAACATGTTGCACGGGTTGGGGATCCGGGTGGACAACACCCGCAAGTGGGAGCTGGACCGATACCGCAGCACCCACCCCGTCGTCGACGCCCTGCTGCAGTGGCGGGCCGACGAGCGCATCGCGACGACGTACGGCTGGGCGTGGCTGCGCGACCATGTCGGACGCGATGACCGACTGCGGGGGCGGTGGCACTCCTTCGACGGCGGGGCGGGGCGGATGACCGCGGAGGCGGGGCTGCACAACCTGCCGGCCGCGCTGCGCCCGGCGGTCGTCGCCGCGCCCGGGCACCTCTTCGTACGCGCCGACCTCGGCCAGATCGAGCCGCGCGTGCTGGCCGTCGTCTCCGGCGACCCGGCCCTGATCGCCGCGACCGCACAGGACGACCTCTACCGCACCGTGGCCGATCAGCTGCGGGTCGAGCGGCCGATCGCCAAGGTCGCGGTCCTGTCGGCGATGTACGGCGGCGCGGCGGGTCAGGCGGCCGCGGCGCTGGAGGGTCTGGACCGGGCCTACCCCACCGCGATGGCGTATCTGCGGGCAGCGCAGGCCACCGGTGAGAGCGGGGGCTCGATCACGACGTACGGCGGACGACTCATCACTGTGCCGCGCAGCACCGAGCAGGCCCAGGCGCGGGCGCGGGGGCGCTTCTCCCGCAACGCCGTGGTGCAGGGGGCTGCTGCGGAGTTCTTCAAGGCCTGGGCGCTCACCGCGCGGCACGCGATCGCGGCGTACGACGCCCGCATCGTGCTGTGCCTGCACGATGAACTCCTCGTGCACGTGCCCGAGGAGCACGCTCCCGCCACGGCGGCCGCGGTCGACTCCGCGCTCCAGGACGCCGCACGCCGCTGGACCGAGGGCTCACCGGCGCGTTTCGTCTCCGCCACCGGCATCGTGCGCAGCTGGGCCGACGCGAAGCCCTGA
- a CDS encoding HIT family protein, giving the protein MSTLFEKIIDGEIPGQIVWQDPVCVAFLSVDPLTDGHTLVVPRTPVDQWLDADDDLIATLMSVGKVIGRAQVQEWGARRAGVLIEGFQVPHLHVHVWPANGHGDFDVNAVTHGQDPQVLATNADRLRARLRTLGYGEQVPA; this is encoded by the coding sequence GTGAGCACCCTGTTCGAGAAGATCATCGACGGAGAGATCCCCGGCCAGATCGTGTGGCAGGACCCGGTGTGCGTGGCGTTCCTCTCGGTCGACCCGCTCACCGACGGACACACGCTGGTCGTGCCGCGTACGCCGGTGGATCAGTGGCTCGACGCTGACGACGACCTCATCGCCACCCTCATGTCGGTCGGCAAGGTGATCGGCCGCGCGCAGGTGCAGGAGTGGGGCGCACGGAGGGCGGGAGTGCTGATCGAAGGCTTCCAGGTGCCCCACCTGCACGTGCACGTCTGGCCCGCGAACGGTCACGGCGACTTCGACGTCAACGCCGTCACGCACGGACAGGACCCGCAGGTGCTGGCCACGAACGCCGACCGGCTCCGTGCGCGGCTGCGCACTCTCGGATACGGCGAGCAGGTCCCCGCCTGA